A section of the Bifidobacterium sp. ESL0728 genome encodes:
- the rdgB gene encoding RdgB/HAM1 family non-canonical purine NTP pyrophosphatase yields the protein MKIVVATHNEGKLPEIRNIIEAELGKAAQHVELVSAGSMNLPDPIETGVTFEENALIKARDVAKRTGLPALADDSGLIVDVLGAAPGILSARWAGAHGHDKANNALLLAQLEDIPDGKRGARFNCAAALVVPKHCGEERPNGTTPKAEETVKIGEMRGVVIREPRGENGFGYDSIFVPNDQPGRLNDNGEKLTSAEMSAEEKNAISHRHKAFVALAPAIKALIGC from the coding sequence ATGAAAATCGTCGTCGCCACGCATAACGAGGGCAAGTTGCCCGAGATTCGCAATATCATCGAGGCTGAGCTGGGCAAGGCCGCACAGCACGTCGAGTTGGTTTCGGCTGGTTCGATGAACCTGCCGGACCCTATTGAAACCGGCGTGACGTTTGAGGAGAACGCGTTGATCAAGGCGCGGGACGTGGCCAAACGAACCGGTTTGCCGGCGCTCGCCGACGACAGTGGGCTGATTGTCGATGTGCTCGGTGCGGCTCCTGGCATCCTTTCGGCGCGTTGGGCTGGCGCCCATGGCCATGACAAGGCCAACAATGCCCTGCTGCTCGCGCAACTTGAGGATATTCCCGACGGCAAACGCGGTGCGCGATTCAATTGCGCGGCCGCTTTGGTGGTGCCGAAGCATTGTGGTGAGGAACGGCCGAACGGCACGACGCCGAAGGCCGAGGAAACCGTCAAAATTGGCGAAATGCGAGGCGTGGTGATTCGTGAGCCCCGTGGCGAGAACGGATTTGGCTACGATTCCATCTTCGTACCGAACGATCAGCCCGGTCGCCTGAACGATAACGGCGAAAAGCTGACCAGTGCCGAAATGAGTGCCGAGGAAAAGAATGCCATTTCGCACCGTCACAAGGCTTTCGTCGCCCTCGCTCCAGCCATCAAGGCGCTCATCGGCTGTTGA
- the rph gene encoding ribonuclease PH: protein MAEIKDLLNSDTVVRPDGRAVDELRPVKITRHFTDAPEGSVLIECGNTRVMCTATFAPGVPRWRKDSGLGWVTAEYAMLPRATSERTPRESVKGKVGGRTQEISRLVGRCLRGVIDMKALGENQVQLDCDVLQADGGTRTASVTGAYVALVDALHWAEKHKHIRSAQKAIKDQISAVSVGIINGTPMLDLPYIEDSQAMTDMNVAMTGSGKFIEIQGTAEHRPFTRDELNVLLELAEKGNKELQRAQNEALAKD from the coding sequence ATGGCTGAAATCAAAGATTTACTGAATAGCGATACTGTGGTGCGCCCTGACGGACGTGCCGTCGACGAGCTGCGGCCCGTCAAAATCACCCGTCATTTCACCGATGCGCCGGAAGGCTCCGTGTTGATCGAATGCGGCAACACCCGCGTGATGTGCACCGCGACGTTTGCGCCCGGCGTCCCGCGCTGGCGCAAGGATTCCGGGCTGGGCTGGGTCACCGCCGAGTATGCGATGCTGCCGCGTGCCACCTCCGAACGCACTCCGCGTGAATCAGTCAAGGGCAAGGTCGGCGGACGCACACAGGAGATTAGCCGTTTGGTCGGCCGCTGCTTGCGCGGTGTCATCGATATGAAGGCGCTGGGCGAGAACCAGGTGCAGCTGGACTGCGACGTGCTGCAGGCCGACGGCGGCACCCGTACCGCTTCCGTGACCGGTGCTTACGTCGCGCTGGTCGATGCGCTGCACTGGGCCGAGAAGCACAAGCACATCCGTTCCGCGCAGAAAGCCATCAAAGATCAGATTTCCGCGGTTTCCGTGGGCATCATCAACGGAACTCCGATGCTTGACCTGCCGTATATCGAGGACAGCCAGGCCATGACCGACATGAACGTCGCCATGACCGGCTCCGGCAAGTTCATCGAAATCCAGGGCACGGCCGAGCATCGTCCCTTTACCCGCGACGAGCTCAACGTGCTGCTCGAACTGGCCGAAAAGGGCAACAAAGAGCTCCAGCGCGCGCAAAACGAGGCTCTCGCCAAGGACTGA
- a CDS encoding Pr6Pr family membrane protein: MKYFVGIYRLIVAFLCLAFTSVAWTTPNYWVFFTYQTNFTLGLVMLWAGIACLIDGKQPPAWLKGVLTLYIVVTGVVAATLMPADDPATVKYVFGIVTNVILHRVVPIMAVIDFIFFDAHRRFKWHYVLTWLIYFPIYLAFVLIRAQLWPHSGPETGGDPYPYGFIDVSQIGWSHMWVTAFLCLGGFAIIGLIIFLIDRILPKKPLIGAVRD; this comes from the coding sequence ATGAAATATTTTGTCGGAATCTATCGCCTCATCGTTGCGTTTCTATGTCTGGCATTTACGAGCGTGGCCTGGACCACGCCGAATTACTGGGTTTTCTTCACCTACCAAACCAACTTCACACTGGGTCTGGTGATGCTGTGGGCCGGCATCGCCTGCCTTATCGACGGCAAACAGCCGCCGGCCTGGCTCAAGGGCGTGCTTACCCTTTACATCGTGGTCACCGGTGTGGTGGCCGCCACGTTGATGCCGGCTGACGACCCGGCCACGGTCAAGTATGTGTTCGGCATCGTCACCAATGTGATCCTGCACAGGGTTGTGCCGATTATGGCGGTCATCGATTTCATCTTCTTCGACGCCCATCGCCGCTTCAAGTGGCATTATGTGCTCACCTGGCTCATCTATTTCCCGATCTATCTTGCGTTCGTGCTCATTCGCGCCCAGCTTTGGCCGCATTCCGGACCCGAGACCGGCGGCGACCCGTATCCTTACGGCTTCATCGATGTCAGCCAGATCGGCTGGAGCCATATGTGGGTCACCGCTTTCCTCTGTCTCGGCGGTTTCGCCATTATAGGACTGATTATCTTCCTCATTGACCGCATTCTTCCGAAGAAACCGCTGATCGGCGCTGTTCGCGACTGA
- a CDS encoding nicotinate phosphoribosyltransferase translates to MLDYSPALMTDMYEYTMLDAALKDGTANRKCVFEVFTRRLPLERRYGVLAGTGRILDALERFHLNDDDLKFLSDRKIVSPETIKWLENFKFTGSIKGYREGEMFFPDSPILEVEGTFGECTLLETLLLSILNYDSAVASAASRMVSAAKDRPCMDMGGRRANEWAAVAAARAAVVGGFQGTSNLLAAQLYGLKAIGTSAHCFTLVHDSERDAFASQVNAMSANTTLLVDTYDIEEAIKTAVEVAGPDLGCVRIDSGDLAALAQRVRNQLDALGAKNTKITVTNDLDEYALAALQSAPVDSYGVGTMLVTGSGAPTCAMVYKLTEREGEDGEMVPVAKKSEDKATVPGRKLAFRSYEYGLANGEHVISGSEEKLARFQPEDGWKDLMVNYMDHGKANTRYQGHDAITAAHEYRAKALAELPITAQSLMKGDPSIPTQIDVL, encoded by the coding sequence ATGCTGGATTATTCACCGGCTTTGATGACCGATATGTACGAATACACGATGCTGGACGCGGCGCTCAAGGACGGCACCGCGAACCGCAAATGCGTTTTTGAGGTGTTCACGCGTCGCCTGCCGCTCGAGCGGCGCTATGGCGTCCTTGCCGGCACCGGACGCATTCTTGACGCACTCGAGCGTTTCCATCTGAACGATGATGACCTGAAATTCCTTTCTGACCGCAAAATCGTGAGCCCTGAAACCATCAAATGGCTCGAAAACTTCAAGTTCACCGGTTCCATCAAGGGCTATCGCGAAGGCGAGATGTTCTTCCCGGACTCCCCGATCCTTGAGGTCGAAGGCACGTTCGGCGAATGCACGCTGCTCGAGACGCTGCTGCTTTCGATCCTGAACTATGACTCCGCCGTGGCCTCCGCCGCCTCGCGCATGGTCAGCGCCGCCAAAGACCGCCCCTGCATGGATATGGGCGGTCGTCGGGCCAACGAATGGGCCGCAGTCGCCGCCGCCCGCGCGGCAGTGGTCGGCGGGTTCCAAGGCACCTCGAACCTGCTTGCCGCCCAGCTTTACGGCTTGAAGGCCATCGGCACATCGGCACACTGCTTCACCCTCGTCCACGATTCCGAGCGCGATGCCTTCGCCTCGCAAGTCAACGCCATGAGTGCGAACACCACGCTTCTGGTCGATACCTACGACATCGAAGAGGCCATCAAGACGGCCGTTGAAGTGGCGGGCCCCGACCTCGGCTGCGTGCGCATCGATTCCGGCGACCTCGCAGCCCTCGCCCAGCGCGTGCGCAACCAGCTCGACGCCCTCGGCGCCAAGAACACGAAGATCACCGTCACCAACGACCTCGACGAATACGCGTTGGCTGCGCTGCAGTCCGCGCCCGTCGACTCCTACGGCGTGGGCACGATGCTGGTCACCGGCTCCGGCGCACCGACCTGCGCCATGGTCTACAAACTCACCGAGCGCGAAGGCGAGGACGGCGAGATGGTGCCGGTCGCCAAGAAGTCGGAAGACAAGGCCACCGTCCCCGGCCGCAAGCTGGCGTTCCGTTCCTACGAATACGGCCTGGCCAACGGCGAGCACGTCATCTCCGGCTCGGAAGAGAAGCTGGCCCGGTTCCAGCCCGAAGACGGCTGGAAGGATCTGATGGTCAACTATATGGACCATGGCAAGGCCAACACGCGCTATCAGGGTCACGACGCCATCACCGCCGCGCACGAATATCGTGCAAAGGCCCTGGCCGAGCTGCCGATCACCGCACAGTCGCTGATGAAGGGCGATCCTTCAATCCCCACCCAAATCGACGTGTTGTAG
- a CDS encoding DUF3039 domain-containing protein, giving the protein MADFFEGANIAARRSSDWRDEAGFENPNQNPDSGAGTAVLERPETKEETQRSDDGDADRFAHYVSRDRMRESQLTGRPVVALCGKIWVPKHDPSQYPVCPDCKRIYEEMTGK; this is encoded by the coding sequence ATGGCTGACTTTTTCGAAGGGGCGAATATAGCCGCTCGGCGGTCGAGCGATTGGCGCGATGAGGCTGGATTCGAGAACCCTAACCAAAACCCGGATTCAGGAGCGGGGACGGCGGTGCTTGAGCGCCCCGAAACCAAAGAGGAAACCCAGCGCAGTGACGACGGCGACGCGGACCGTTTTGCCCATTACGTTTCTCGTGACCGTATGCGCGAGTCCCAGCTTACCGGGCGGCCCGTGGTGGCGCTGTGCGGCAAGATCTGGGTGCCAAAGCACGACCCGTCGCAGTATCCGGTCTGCCCGGATTGCAAGCGCATCTACGAGGAGATGACCGGCAAGTAA